A genomic segment from uncultured Marinifilum sp. encodes:
- a CDS encoding DUF2284 domain-containing protein, with amino-acid sequence MHKTVNNQLIKTYRHKDILIEHKQLEIPTSEILTYLQPERFNSFCKEGCSNFNKKWTCPPNCPSFTEYTKVFPKITLHLFYTRTNQFDFVEAKNRGLEAYNFIKEELQSYLHNIESKNSIMIAANSCEMCSPCAIALGKNFVLCLKK; translated from the coding sequence ATGCATAAAACTGTAAATAATCAACTGATTAAAACTTATCGACATAAAGATATCTTAATTGAACACAAACAATTAGAGATTCCAACAAGTGAGATATTAACATATTTACAGCCTGAAAGATTTAATTCCTTTTGCAAAGAAGGATGCTCTAATTTTAATAAAAAATGGACTTGTCCTCCTAATTGCCCTTCCTTTACTGAGTATACAAAAGTTTTTCCCAAAATTACTTTACACTTATTTTATACCCGAACCAATCAGTTTGATTTTGTCGAAGCTAAAAATCGCGGTTTAGAAGCCTATAATTTTATAAAAGAAGAGCTACAATCCTATTTACACAACATTGAATCGAAAAACAGCATTATGATTGCAGCAAACAGTTGTGAAATGTGTTCACCCTGTGCAATTGCCCTAGGAAAAAATTTTGTACTATGCCTGAAAAAATAA
- a CDS encoding SLC13 family permease codes for MLSFDAIVVLIVLVFILISFYKEWIGPAFTFLIGVVVLGICGILTPSEILSGFANDQVVVILMLLLIGDIIRDLGIVETLFDRVFQNTRGYRQFMLRMMVLVGGFSAFLNNTPLVAVMMPYVHSWSKRHNISPSKLLIPLSYAAILGGCITLIGTSTNLIVNGMVKDQEIIPALDSLSMFSFAYVGIPMMFIGAAYLLIVSKKCLPEKCDVLGEFSENTRKYIVEAHVKPNSDLIGKTIEEADLRNLKGLYLFQINRGGVKEAAVSHDFRLEKGDRLLFAGDTETIADLVLPNSGLTLPTVGMLTHKKHLEVVEIVISHNSTLISKTVKEANFRGQFDAAVIGIHRNGGRVSGKIGEVKLRAGDVLLLLGGDDFVERTHRIQDFYFISKVKEFKKQEGYKVGLLLGGTVLAVILSALNIVPLFMTLIVMIIVVLALKISNPKDIATMVDFNLALIITLSLAFGTAMIKSGLAEIIADLLISVFLPLGRVGVLFGIYLITSVLAAYITNKAAVAIVFPISLTMALNLHLNPEPFVLIVAFAAAANFMTPIGYQTNLMVYGPGGYSFKDFFKIGFPLTIIYMIVTVLILSFIYFY; via the coding sequence ATGCTCTCATTTGATGCGATCGTTGTTTTAATCGTATTGGTATTTATTTTAATCTCATTCTACAAAGAATGGATAGGACCTGCATTTACATTTCTTATTGGAGTAGTAGTTTTGGGTATTTGTGGAATTTTAACTCCATCCGAAATTTTAAGTGGATTTGCCAACGATCAGGTTGTCGTAATTTTAATGTTATTGCTTATTGGTGATATCATTAGAGATTTAGGAATTGTAGAAACCTTGTTCGATCGGGTCTTTCAAAATACGCGAGGATATCGGCAATTTATGCTTCGAATGATGGTTTTGGTAGGTGGTTTTTCGGCCTTTTTAAACAATACTCCTTTGGTAGCAGTAATGATGCCTTATGTTCATAGTTGGAGTAAACGCCATAATATTTCACCTTCTAAATTGCTAATACCTCTGTCGTATGCAGCAATTCTTGGAGGGTGCATTACATTAATTGGTACCTCTACAAACCTTATTGTTAATGGAATGGTTAAGGATCAGGAAATTATTCCTGCATTAGATTCTCTAAGCATGTTTAGCTTTGCTTATGTAGGAATTCCTATGATGTTTATAGGGGCAGCTTATCTGCTTATTGTTAGTAAAAAGTGTCTGCCCGAAAAGTGTGATGTACTAGGAGAATTTTCGGAAAACACCAGAAAATATATTGTCGAAGCTCATGTAAAACCTAATTCCGATTTAATTGGGAAAACAATTGAAGAGGCAGACTTAAGAAACTTAAAAGGTTTGTATCTATTTCAGATTAACAGAGGGGGAGTTAAAGAAGCGGCAGTTTCTCACGATTTTAGATTGGAGAAGGGGGATCGTTTACTTTTTGCGGGTGATACTGAAACAATAGCCGATTTGGTGCTTCCAAATTCAGGATTAACATTGCCAACCGTTGGTATGTTAACACACAAAAAACATTTAGAGGTAGTAGAAATTGTTATTTCGCACAATTCCACATTAATTAGCAAAACTGTAAAAGAAGCAAACTTTAGAGGACAGTTCGATGCCGCAGTAATAGGAATACACCGAAATGGAGGTCGTGTAAGCGGTAAAATTGGAGAAGTAAAATTACGGGCTGGTGATGTTCTTTTATTACTGGGAGGTGATGATTTTGTTGAACGAACTCATCGAATTCAGGATTTTTATTTTATCTCGAAAGTAAAAGAATTTAAAAAACAAGAAGGATATAAAGTTGGATTATTATTAGGAGGAACAGTGCTTGCTGTTATTTTATCGGCACTTAATATTGTTCCTTTATTTATGACATTAATTGTAATGATTATTGTTGTGCTGGCATTAAAAATATCTAATCCTAAGGATATTGCCACTATGGTAGATTTTAATTTAGCTCTAATAATTACTCTTTCTTTGGCATTCGGAACGGCAATGATTAAATCGGGTTTGGCAGAAATTATTGCCGATTTGTTAATATCTGTTTTTCTGCCTCTTGGGCGAGTTGGAGTTTTGTTTGGAATTTATCTGATTACCTCAGTTTTAGCAGCCTATATTACAAATAAAGCAGCAGTAGCCATTGTATTTCCTATTTCTTTAACCATGGCTTTAAATTTGCATTTAAATCCGGAACCGTTTGTATTAATTGTGGCTTTTGCAGCTGCAGCTAATTTTATGACTCCAATTGGATATCAAACCAACCTAATGGTTTACGGACCAGGAGGATATTCATTTAAAGATTTTTTTAAAATAGGATTTCCATTAACAATTATTTATATGATTGTTACAGTGTTAATACTGTCATTTATTTATTTTTATTAG
- the cysQ gene encoding 3'(2'),5'-bisphosphate nucleotidase CysQ, with translation MNFSKRKELLFTAILASLKAGKEILDVYHSDNFEVQLKSDDSPLTIADKRAHTAIVSLIDNLGIPVLSEEGIHSDYEVRKSWKQCWIVDPLDGTKEFIKRNDEFTVNIALIDEGKPVAGVIYVPVYRQLYFADIDLGAFRTNDIENWEKNLDELVKFSRKMPFDNKRESLIVVGSRSHMNIETQDFIENLKMDNSRVEMISKGSSLKLCMIAENEADIYPRFAPTMEWDIAAGHAIVAASGGKLVHVNSNEELSYNKEDLLNQFFICKR, from the coding sequence ATGAACTTTAGTAAAAGAAAAGAACTTCTTTTTACTGCAATTTTAGCATCGCTAAAAGCAGGTAAAGAGATTTTAGACGTTTATCATTCCGATAATTTTGAAGTGCAATTAAAATCAGACGATAGTCCACTAACGATTGCTGATAAGAGAGCACACACGGCAATTGTATCACTTATTGATAACTTAGGAATTCCTGTTTTGAGCGAAGAGGGAATACACTCCGATTATGAAGTAAGAAAATCATGGAAACAGTGTTGGATTGTTGATCCTCTCGATGGCACCAAAGAATTTATAAAGAGAAACGATGAGTTTACCGTAAACATTGCTTTAATTGATGAAGGAAAACCTGTTGCAGGAGTAATTTATGTGCCAGTTTATCGTCAGTTGTATTTTGCAGATATCGATTTAGGTGCATTTCGTACCAATGATATTGAAAATTGGGAGAAAAATCTAGATGAGCTAGTTAAATTTTCCAGAAAAATGCCTTTTGATAATAAGAGAGAAAGCCTAATTGTAGTAGGTTCTCGTTCTCACATGAATATTGAAACACAAGATTTTATAGAAAATTTGAAAATGGATAATTCTCGGGTAGAGATGATTTCGAAAGGAAGTTCGTTAAAGTTATGTATGATAGCTGAAAATGAGGCTGATATTTATCCGAGATTTGCTCCAACCATGGAGTGGGATATTGCAGCTGGCCATGCCATTGTAGCTGCTTCGGGAGGAAAGCTAGTACACGTTAATTCGAATGAAGAACTTAGCTACAATAAAGAGGATTTGCTAAACCAATTTTTTATATGTAAACGATAA
- a CDS encoding prolyl oligopeptidase family serine peptidase: MKKLFAFLIICTFSLQIMAQTKKIPLNHSDYDGWKNLIKQQISNDGKWICYEINPQKGDGFLYLYEVDTDRKDSIARGYAAVFSPDSDVLSFKIKAQYDTLRQAKLDKVDKKDMPKDSLAIWNLSNRELIKYPKLKSVKMPKEKGEWMAFLLDMPKEMVDTLQKDSTELPVKKKEKKKKKDKSEEGELLIKNYKSGKEFRFKNVSDYALSRNGNALSFIQIKGDSIQLASVHKFVGKSEETKFIFEQEGKAKKITISPDGEKLGFIFSTDTLKNKCYSLFYADSKTEAKIIVDTLSSGIQDNWTVSENGKIYFSRNGNKMFFGVAPKPINEPKDSLLDEEKYSVDIWNWKDPLLQPQQKLQAEKEKKRTWLAVYHSQDNKVVQLGHEEMPNLYLYDNGNSNLALGSSGLPYQMLSSWDDWYSDYYVVNQNTGNRELILRKKNSDVSISPDQKYMIWYETQDSIWYSYQIESKKKVALTKDIKVAFYNEKHDTPSDPSPYGLLGWTKGDKKVIIQDKYDLWMLDPEGKSGAINLTNGYGRRNKIHFDYIKIDEDELFIDLKKPILLKAFHEFNKKSGYFKLSNEDDPSKLIFNEASFTSLKKAKNSDRLIWKRSTFKDYPNVWTSKIDLTSQKQVSDANPQQKKYLWGNVELVDWTSGDGEQLQGLLYKPENFDPNKKYPMLVYFYERTSDRLHAHHVPQPNWSIINPTYCVSNGYLVFMPDITYPKVGYPGESAYSAIVTGTLAMMDRYKFIDKKNIALQGQSWGGYQIAYLVTRTDLFKCAMAGAPVTNMTSAYGGMRWGSGMSRMFQYERTQSRIGGTLWNSTLQYIENSPVFFAPKIKTPLLIMHNDNDGAVPWYQGIELFVAMRRLQKPCWMLTYNKEAHNLKKRPNRMDLSVRTMQFFDYYLKGKPAPVWMTDGIPAVKKGKTDAYEFSE; the protein is encoded by the coding sequence ATGAAAAAATTATTTGCCTTTCTTATTATCTGTACTTTTTCTTTGCAGATAATGGCTCAGACAAAAAAAATACCGCTTAACCATTCCGATTATGATGGATGGAAAAATTTGATAAAGCAACAAATTTCCAATGATGGGAAATGGATTTGTTATGAAATTAATCCGCAAAAAGGAGACGGATTTTTATATTTATACGAAGTTGATACCGATAGAAAAGATTCCATTGCCAGAGGATATGCTGCAGTATTTTCTCCCGATTCTGACGTTTTAAGCTTTAAAATTAAAGCACAATATGATACCCTTCGTCAGGCTAAGCTAGATAAAGTTGATAAAAAGGATATGCCGAAAGATTCCTTGGCAATTTGGAATTTATCGAATAGGGAATTAATAAAATACCCAAAGCTTAAATCAGTTAAAATGCCAAAAGAAAAAGGTGAATGGATGGCGTTTTTGTTGGATATGCCCAAGGAGATGGTCGATACTTTACAAAAGGATTCAACTGAATTACCAGTAAAAAAGAAGGAGAAGAAAAAGAAAAAAGATAAATCGGAAGAAGGCGAATTGCTAATTAAAAATTACAAATCGGGTAAGGAGTTCAGATTTAAAAATGTGAGCGATTATGCTTTATCAAGGAATGGAAATGCGCTTAGTTTTATTCAAATTAAGGGCGATAGTATTCAGCTTGCTTCGGTTCATAAATTTGTGGGTAAATCAGAGGAAACAAAATTCATTTTTGAACAAGAAGGAAAAGCAAAAAAAATTACAATTTCGCCCGATGGAGAGAAACTCGGTTTTATTTTTTCTACAGATACTCTAAAAAATAAATGCTACAGTCTTTTTTACGCAGATTCTAAAACTGAGGCAAAAATTATTGTTGATACATTAAGTAGTGGAATTCAGGATAATTGGACAGTTAGCGAGAATGGTAAAATTTATTTTTCCCGTAATGGAAATAAAATGTTTTTTGGAGTAGCTCCAAAACCAATAAATGAGCCTAAAGATAGCTTGTTAGATGAAGAAAAATATAGTGTAGATATTTGGAATTGGAAAGATCCTTTATTACAGCCACAACAAAAACTGCAGGCTGAGAAAGAGAAGAAACGTACGTGGTTAGCGGTATATCATTCTCAGGATAATAAGGTAGTTCAGTTGGGGCATGAAGAAATGCCGAATCTTTATTTATATGATAATGGTAACTCAAATTTGGCTTTAGGAAGTTCTGGATTACCATATCAAATGTTAAGTTCCTGGGATGATTGGTACTCCGATTATTATGTAGTAAATCAGAATACAGGAAATCGAGAGCTGATTTTAAGAAAGAAAAATTCTGATGTAAGTATTTCTCCCGATCAAAAATATATGATTTGGTACGAAACACAGGATAGTATTTGGTATTCATATCAAATTGAAAGCAAGAAGAAAGTTGCTTTAACCAAAGATATTAAAGTTGCTTTTTATAATGAAAAACATGATACTCCCAGCGATCCATCGCCCTACGGATTGCTTGGCTGGACCAAAGGAGATAAAAAAGTTATAATCCAGGATAAATATGATTTATGGATGCTCGATCCAGAAGGAAAAAGCGGGGCTATTAATCTAACCAATGGATACGGAAGGAGAAATAAGATTCATTTTGATTATATCAAAATAGATGAGGATGAACTGTTTATTGATTTAAAAAAGCCTATCTTACTTAAAGCATTTCATGAATTCAATAAGAAATCAGGTTACTTTAAATTGAGTAATGAAGATGATCCAAGCAAGCTGATTTTTAATGAAGCAAGCTTTACCAGCCTTAAAAAGGCTAAAAATTCTGATCGTTTAATTTGGAAACGTTCCACTTTTAAGGATTATCCTAATGTATGGACGAGTAAGATTGATTTAACATCACAAAAACAAGTTTCAGATGCTAATCCGCAGCAGAAGAAATATTTATGGGGAAATGTAGAGCTTGTTGATTGGACATCTGGAGATGGTGAACAGTTGCAGGGATTACTTTATAAACCGGAAAATTTCGATCCGAATAAGAAATACCCTATGCTGGTTTATTTTTATGAAAGAACATCCGATCGTTTGCATGCTCATCATGTTCCACAACCCAATTGGTCCATTATAAATCCTACTTATTGCGTTAGTAACGGATATCTTGTGTTTATGCCAGATATTACCTATCCAAAAGTTGGATATCCTGGGGAATCGGCATACAGTGCAATTGTAACAGGTACTTTGGCAATGATGGATAGATATAAGTTTATTGATAAGAAAAATATTGCATTGCAAGGTCAAAGCTGGGGAGGATACCAAATTGCATATTTGGTTACTCGAACCGATTTATTTAAATGTGCAATGGCAGGAGCGCCTGTAACAAATATGACTTCGGCTTATGGGGGAATGCGCTGGGGAAGTGGTATGAGTCGTATGTTTCAATACGAAAGAACTCAGAGTAGAATTGGAGGTACTTTATGGAACAGTACTTTACAATACATCGAAAATTCACCAGTATTTTTTGCTCCCAAAATAAAAACTCCTTTGTTAATTATGCATAACGATAATGATGGAGCTGTACCATGGTATCAGGGTATAGAATTATTTGTTGCCATGCGACGTTTACAAAAACCATGCTGGATGCTTACCTATAATAAGGAAGCTCATAATTTAAAGAAGCGTCCGAATAGAATGGATTTATCGGTTAGAACCATGCAGTTTTTCGATTATTACCTAAAAGGAAAACCTGCTCCTGTTTGGATGACTGATGGAATTCCAGCAGTAAAAAAGGGCAAAACAGATGCTTATGAATTTTCAGAATAG